From Candidatus Methylomirabilota bacterium, a single genomic window includes:
- a CDS encoding histidine phosphatase family protein — translation MRLLLVRHAAAVPRGTPGVPDDERPLTPKGKAKFTVAAKGLARIARRPDVLLTSPLPRARATADIAARAFKRIEPTIEPALAHESLDGIVAALGAHPAGATVAIVGHEPTLSALLARLLGAAHGERLAFKKGGAAFVDLPDGPSGLGVLLWFLKPKVLRALAGD, via the coding sequence GTGAGGCTCCTGCTCGTCCGTCATGCCGCCGCTGTGCCCAGGGGCACGCCCGGCGTTCCTGACGACGAGCGTCCCCTCACGCCGAAGGGCAAGGCCAAGTTCACCGTGGCCGCCAAGGGGCTCGCCCGCATCGCCCGTCGGCCCGATGTGCTGCTGACGAGCCCGCTGCCGCGCGCGCGGGCGACGGCCGACATCGCCGCGCGGGCCTTCAAGCGCATCGAGCCCACGATCGAGCCGGCTCTCGCTCACGAGAGCCTCGACGGCATCGTGGCCGCGCTCGGCGCGCATCCAGCCGGCGCGACAGTGGCGATCGTGGGCCACGAGCCCACGCTCTCGGCGCTCCTTGCCCGCCTGCTCGGCGCCGCGCACGGTGAGCGACTCGCGTTCAAGAAGGGCGGCGCCGCTTTCGTGGATTTGCCCGACGGGCCCTCGGGCCTCGGCGTG